ATTAGCACATGGATTTATACAAAAGACTTCTGATGGCAGATATATACTCACAGATAAGGCTAAACAACAATTAGTTAACGTATTTCTACCACTCCTAAGTTACATAGACAAATTGAAAGAAATTGTTACAGTTTCAACAAGTTAAAAAAAGAGGGCTAATGGCTGGAGGGGTGGTCAATGAAACTATTCTCAAATATCATAATAAGCATTACTCTGGTACTCATCTTCTTCATCCTTCTTCAACTGGATACTCTCTCAAAAGAGAGCGTTTACTGGGGGGTTAACGAATGCTAATAGCTATGGGTCATACGGTCTACGGTGAGAGAATAAGGAAAGACTTCCCTAACATCTTAGTATACCCTGAGTTTTTCGACAGTAAAAAGGACCTACTCAGGAGAAATTATCACATTTATTTGAAGAAGCTCTGGTCCTTGAGGAGTACTATCAAAATAGCGATATATCCCGACTACATCTACCATAAGCTCTGGATCCCGAATAATGTGGAATACATTATTCCAGTTCATTCATTAGATGAAGGAGTAGTAAGGATTTATAGAGAGCTAAGCAGC
This genomic interval from Acidianus sp. HS-5 contains the following:
- a CDS encoding transcriptional regulator produces the protein MKIRDMLVLPSAKILLILLDGPKNDKEIVSTLKMSSTTYNENITWLLAHGFIQKTSDGRYILTDKAKQQLVNVFLPLLSYIDKLKEIVTVSTS